The nucleotide sequence TTGAGTAGGATGATCATGCACCCATGAAGATTTTCATGTCGTCATCAACTGTGGTGATACCGGCGATTCCGAAGTTCTCAACCAGAACTTTAGCTACGTTGGGAGAGAGGAATCCAGGCAAGGTGGGTCCTAAGTGGATATTCTTCACGCCCAGGTAGAGGAGTGCCAGAAGCACGATCACAGCTTTTTGCTCATACCAGGCAATATTGTAGGAGATAGGAAGTTGGTTGACATCGTCAAGGCCGAAGACTTCTTTAAGCTTAAGGGCAATGACGGCCAGGGAGTAGGAGTCGTTACATTGTCCGGCGTCCAGGACTCTGGGAATGCCACCGATATCTCCCAGTTCCAGTTTGTTGTATTTATATTTGGCACAACCTGCAGTGAGGATGATGGTGTCTTGGGGAAGGGCTTTGGCGAATTCTGTATAGTAATCGCGGCTCTTCATCCGTCCGTCACAACCGGCCATGACGAAGAAGCGTTTTACAGCTCCGGATTTTACAGCTTCAACCACTTTATCAGCTACGGCAAAGACTTGATTATGAGCAAAGCCGCCAACGATTTCTCCGGTTTCGATCTCTGTCGGTGCCGGTAAGATTTTGGCTAATTCGATCACTGCCGAGAAGTCTTTGACTTTGCCTGCTTCACGGGAAGGGATGTGTTTTACACCTTCGTAGCCTACGACACTGGTGGTGAAGAGACGGTCTTTATAGGAATCCTTGGGGGGTACTAAACAGTTGGTGGTGAGAAGAATAGCTCCGTTAAAGGAATCAAATTCTTTGTCTTGTTTCCACCAGGCATTGCCATAGTTACCCACAAAGTGAGCATACTTTTTGAAGGCCGGATAGTAGTGAGCAGGGAGCATTTCGCCGTGTGTATAAACATCCACGCCGGTTCCTTCTGTTTGCTTCAAGAGATCTTCCAAATCTCTCAAATCATGACCGCTGATGAGGATGGCAGGGTTATTGCGTACACCGATATTGACTTTAGTGATTTCGGGGTTGCCGTAAGAAGTTGTATTGGCTTTATCCAGCAGAGCCATGACATCGACGCCGTATTTTCCGGCTTCGAGTACCAGAGCAACCAGTTGGTCTGCGGAGAGGCTGTCATCGGTAGTAGCGGCCAGGCCTTTCATCATGAAAGCAAAGATGCTGTTATCTTCATAGCCAAGAGCAAAGGCATGCTCTGCGTAAGCAGCCATTCCTTTAAGTCCATAGATTAAAAGTTCACGAAGGGAGCGTACATCTTCG is from Desulfitobacterium chlororespirans DSM 11544 and encodes:
- the hcp gene encoding hydroxylamine reductase, translated to MSMFCFQCQETAKGTGCTIKGVCGKTADVANLQDLLLYVMKGIAINSLQARELGIVRQDVDKFVMEGLFATITNANFDNARFVALVREGLALRDSLKADIVKAGGVLPANLHDSATWTADSAEEFDQKAAQVGILATENEDVRSLRELLIYGLKGMAAYAEHAFALGYEDNSIFAFMMKGLAATTDDSLSADQLVALVLEAGKYGVDVMALLDKANTTSYGNPEITKVNIGVRNNPAILISGHDLRDLEDLLKQTEGTGVDVYTHGEMLPAHYYPAFKKYAHFVGNYGNAWWKQDKEFDSFNGAILLTTNCLVPPKDSYKDRLFTTSVVGYEGVKHIPSREAGKVKDFSAVIELAKILPAPTEIETGEIVGGFAHNQVFAVADKVVEAVKSGAVKRFFVMAGCDGRMKSRDYYTEFAKALPQDTIILTAGCAKYKYNKLELGDIGGIPRVLDAGQCNDSYSLAVIALKLKEVFGLDDVNQLPISYNIAWYEQKAVIVLLALLYLGVKNIHLGPTLPGFLSPNVAKVLVENFGIAGITTVDDDMKIFMGA